In a single window of the Equus quagga isolate Etosha38 chromosome 7, UCLA_HA_Equagga_1.0, whole genome shotgun sequence genome:
- the POLR3E gene encoding DNA-directed RNA polymerase III subunit RPC5 isoform X2 — MANEEDDPVVQEIDVYLAKSLAEKLYLFQYPVRPASMTYDDIPHLSAKIKPKQQKVELEMAIDTLNPNYCRSKGEQIALNVDGACADETSTYSSKLMDKQTFCSSQTTSNTSRYAAALYRQGELHLTPLHGILQLRPSFSYLDKADAKHREREAANEGDSSQDEAEEDVKQITVRFSRPESEQARQRRVQSYEFLQKKHAEEPWVHLHYYGLRDSRSEHERQYLLCQGSSGVENTELVKSPSEYLMMLMPPSQEQEKDKPVAPSNVLSMAQLRTLPLADQIKILMKNVKVMPFANLMSLLGPFIDSVAVLRGIQKVAMLVQGNWVVKSDILYPKDSSSPHSGVPAEVLCRGRDFVMWKFTQSRWVVRKEVATVTKLSAEDVKDFLEHMAVVRINKGWEFILPYDGEFIKKHPDVVQRQHMLWTGIQAKLEKVYNLVKETMPKKPDGQSGPAVLVSGDQRVQVAKSKAQQNHALLERELQRRKEEIRASTVLPGVRIKEEPMSEEGEEEEEREVEEDEEPMDTSPSRGLHNRLANGLPAGRAAGGDSFNGHPPPGCANTPVARELRAFVEATFQRQFVLTLSELKRLFNLHLASLPPGHTLFSGISDRMLQDTVLAAGCKQILVPFPPQTAASPDEQKVFALWESGDMSDQHRQVLLEIFSKNYRVRRNMIQSRLTQECGEDLSKQEVDKVLKDCCVSYGGMWYLKGTVQS; from the exons taCCCTGTGCGCCCAGCCTCGATGACCTACGATGACATTCCGCACCTCTCAGCCAAGATCAAGCCCAAGCAGCAGAAG GTAGAGCTTGAGATGGCCATCGACACCCTGAATCCCAACTATTGCCGCAGCAAAGGGGAGCAGATTGCACTGAATGTGGATGGCGCCTGTGCCGACGAGACCAGCACATATTCCTC GAAGCTGATGGACAAGCAGACGTTCTGCTCCTCCCAGACCACCAGTAACACGTCCCGTTACGCTGCTGCGCTCTACAGGCAAG GTGAGCTCCACCTGACACCTTTACATGGCATCCTGCAGCTGCGGCCCAGCTTCTCCTACCTGGATAAGGCAGATGCCAAGCACCGAGAGAGGGAGGCCGCCAATGAGG GAGACTCTTCACAGGACGAGGCAGAAGAAGATGTGAAGCAGATCACG GTCCGGTTCTCCCGGCCCGAGTCAGAACAGGCCCGCCAACGTCGTGTGCAGTCCTACGAGTTCCTGCAGAAGAAGCATGCCGAAGAGCCCTGGGTCCACCTGCACTACTACGGCCTGAGG GACAGCCGCTCTGAGCATGAGCGCCAGTACCTGCTGTGCCAGGGCTCCAGTGGGGTCGAGAACACGGAGCTCGTCAAGTCACCCAG TGAGTACCTCATGATGCTGATGCCACCCAGCCAGGAGCAGGAGAA AGACAAACCCGTGGCCCCCAGCAATGTCCTGTCCATGGCCCAGCTGCGTACCCTGCCACTGGCTGATCAGATCAAGATCCTGATGAAGAACG TGAAGGTCATGCCTTTTGCCAACTTGATGAGCCTCCTAGGCCCCTTCATCGACTCTGTGGCTGTTCTGCGTGGCATCCAGAAGGTGGCGATGTTAGTCCAAGGAAACTGGGTGGTAAAGAG TGACATCCTGTACCCCAAGGACTCCTCCAGCCCTCACAGTGGCGTGCCTGCCGAGGTGCTCTGCAGGGGCCGAGACTTTGTT ATGTGGAAGTTCACGCAGAGCCGGTGGGTGGTAAGGAAAGAGGTGGCAACGGTGACTAAA ctcaGTGCAGAGGATGTGAAGGACTTTCTGGAGCACATGGCGGTAGTGAGGATCAACAAGGGCTGGGAGTTCATACTGCCTTACGATGGAGAGTTCATCAAGAAGCATCCGGATGTGGTCCAGCGGCAGCACATGCTGTGGACGGGCATCCAGGCCAA ACTTGAGAAAGTTTATAATCTTGTGAAGGAAACTATGCCAAAGAAGCCGGATGGACAATCAG ggCCTGCTGTGCTGGTCTCTGGGGACCAGCGGGTCCAAGTAGCCAAGAGCAAGGCCCAGCAGAACCACGCATTGCTGGAACGGGAGCTGCAACGGAGGAAGGAAGAGATCCGGGCATCCACGGTCCTGCCTGGTGTTCGGATCAAGGAGGAGCCCATGAgcgaggagggagaggaagaggaagagcggGAAGTGGAGGAAGACGAGGAGCCCATGGACACCTCACCCAGTCGTGGCCTCCACAATAGGCTGGCCAACGGGCTGCCTGCCGGGCGGGCAGCAGGCGGGGACAGCTTCAATGGGCACCCGCCGCCAGGCTGCGCCAACACCCCTGTGGCCCGGGAACTGAGGGCCTTCGTGGAGGCCACCTTTCAGAGACAGTTTGTGCTCACACTGAGCGAACTCAAGCGTCTCTTCAACCTGCACTTGGCCAGCCTGCCCCCTGGCCACACGCTCTTCAGTGGCATCTCGGACCGCATGCTGCAGGACACGGTGCTGGCCGCCGGTTGCAAGCAGATACTGGTGCCT TTTCCCCCACAGACTGCTGCTTCTCCGGATGAGCAGAAGGTGTTCGCCCTCTGGGAGTCTGGAGACATGAGTGATCAG CATCGACAGGTTTTGCTTGAAATCTTTTCCAAAAATTACCGGGTACGCCGGAACATGATCCAGTCTCGGTTGACTCAAGAGTGTGGAGAAGATCTAAGTAAACAGGAGGTGGATAAAGTGCTAAAG GACTGTTGTGTAAGCTATGGTGGCATGTGGTACCTTAAAGGGACGGTGCAGTCTTGA
- the POLR3E gene encoding DNA-directed RNA polymerase III subunit RPC5 isoform X1 produces the protein MANEEDDPVVQEIDVYLAKSLAEKLYLFQYPVRPASMTYDDIPHLSAKIKPKQQKVELEMAIDTLNPNYCRSKGEQIALNVDGACADETSTYSSKLMDKQTFCSSQTTSNTSRYAAALYRQGELHLTPLHGILQLRPSFSYLDKADAKHREREAANEAGDSSQDEAEEDVKQITVRFSRPESEQARQRRVQSYEFLQKKHAEEPWVHLHYYGLRDSRSEHERQYLLCQGSSGVENTELVKSPSEYLMMLMPPSQEQEKDKPVAPSNVLSMAQLRTLPLADQIKILMKNVKVMPFANLMSLLGPFIDSVAVLRGIQKVAMLVQGNWVVKSDILYPKDSSSPHSGVPAEVLCRGRDFVMWKFTQSRWVVRKEVATVTKLSAEDVKDFLEHMAVVRINKGWEFILPYDGEFIKKHPDVVQRQHMLWTGIQAKLEKVYNLVKETMPKKPDGQSGPAVLVSGDQRVQVAKSKAQQNHALLERELQRRKEEIRASTVLPGVRIKEEPMSEEGEEEEEREVEEDEEPMDTSPSRGLHNRLANGLPAGRAAGGDSFNGHPPPGCANTPVARELRAFVEATFQRQFVLTLSELKRLFNLHLASLPPGHTLFSGISDRMLQDTVLAAGCKQILVPFPPQTAASPDEQKVFALWESGDMSDQHRQVLLEIFSKNYRVRRNMIQSRLTQECGEDLSKQEVDKVLKDCCVSYGGMWYLKGTVQS, from the exons taCCCTGTGCGCCCAGCCTCGATGACCTACGATGACATTCCGCACCTCTCAGCCAAGATCAAGCCCAAGCAGCAGAAG GTAGAGCTTGAGATGGCCATCGACACCCTGAATCCCAACTATTGCCGCAGCAAAGGGGAGCAGATTGCACTGAATGTGGATGGCGCCTGTGCCGACGAGACCAGCACATATTCCTC GAAGCTGATGGACAAGCAGACGTTCTGCTCCTCCCAGACCACCAGTAACACGTCCCGTTACGCTGCTGCGCTCTACAGGCAAG GTGAGCTCCACCTGACACCTTTACATGGCATCCTGCAGCTGCGGCCCAGCTTCTCCTACCTGGATAAGGCAGATGCCAAGCACCGAGAGAGGGAGGCCGCCAATGAGG CAGGAGACTCTTCACAGGACGAGGCAGAAGAAGATGTGAAGCAGATCACG GTCCGGTTCTCCCGGCCCGAGTCAGAACAGGCCCGCCAACGTCGTGTGCAGTCCTACGAGTTCCTGCAGAAGAAGCATGCCGAAGAGCCCTGGGTCCACCTGCACTACTACGGCCTGAGG GACAGCCGCTCTGAGCATGAGCGCCAGTACCTGCTGTGCCAGGGCTCCAGTGGGGTCGAGAACACGGAGCTCGTCAAGTCACCCAG TGAGTACCTCATGATGCTGATGCCACCCAGCCAGGAGCAGGAGAA AGACAAACCCGTGGCCCCCAGCAATGTCCTGTCCATGGCCCAGCTGCGTACCCTGCCACTGGCTGATCAGATCAAGATCCTGATGAAGAACG TGAAGGTCATGCCTTTTGCCAACTTGATGAGCCTCCTAGGCCCCTTCATCGACTCTGTGGCTGTTCTGCGTGGCATCCAGAAGGTGGCGATGTTAGTCCAAGGAAACTGGGTGGTAAAGAG TGACATCCTGTACCCCAAGGACTCCTCCAGCCCTCACAGTGGCGTGCCTGCCGAGGTGCTCTGCAGGGGCCGAGACTTTGTT ATGTGGAAGTTCACGCAGAGCCGGTGGGTGGTAAGGAAAGAGGTGGCAACGGTGACTAAA ctcaGTGCAGAGGATGTGAAGGACTTTCTGGAGCACATGGCGGTAGTGAGGATCAACAAGGGCTGGGAGTTCATACTGCCTTACGATGGAGAGTTCATCAAGAAGCATCCGGATGTGGTCCAGCGGCAGCACATGCTGTGGACGGGCATCCAGGCCAA ACTTGAGAAAGTTTATAATCTTGTGAAGGAAACTATGCCAAAGAAGCCGGATGGACAATCAG ggCCTGCTGTGCTGGTCTCTGGGGACCAGCGGGTCCAAGTAGCCAAGAGCAAGGCCCAGCAGAACCACGCATTGCTGGAACGGGAGCTGCAACGGAGGAAGGAAGAGATCCGGGCATCCACGGTCCTGCCTGGTGTTCGGATCAAGGAGGAGCCCATGAgcgaggagggagaggaagaggaagagcggGAAGTGGAGGAAGACGAGGAGCCCATGGACACCTCACCCAGTCGTGGCCTCCACAATAGGCTGGCCAACGGGCTGCCTGCCGGGCGGGCAGCAGGCGGGGACAGCTTCAATGGGCACCCGCCGCCAGGCTGCGCCAACACCCCTGTGGCCCGGGAACTGAGGGCCTTCGTGGAGGCCACCTTTCAGAGACAGTTTGTGCTCACACTGAGCGAACTCAAGCGTCTCTTCAACCTGCACTTGGCCAGCCTGCCCCCTGGCCACACGCTCTTCAGTGGCATCTCGGACCGCATGCTGCAGGACACGGTGCTGGCCGCCGGTTGCAAGCAGATACTGGTGCCT TTTCCCCCACAGACTGCTGCTTCTCCGGATGAGCAGAAGGTGTTCGCCCTCTGGGAGTCTGGAGACATGAGTGATCAG CATCGACAGGTTTTGCTTGAAATCTTTTCCAAAAATTACCGGGTACGCCGGAACATGATCCAGTCTCGGTTGACTCAAGAGTGTGGAGAAGATCTAAGTAAACAGGAGGTGGATAAAGTGCTAAAG GACTGTTGTGTAAGCTATGGTGGCATGTGGTACCTTAAAGGGACGGTGCAGTCTTGA
- the POLR3E gene encoding DNA-directed RNA polymerase III subunit RPC5 isoform X4: MTFRTSQPRSSPSSRSKGEQIALNVDGACADETSTYSSKLMDKQTFCSSQTTSNTSRYAAALYRQGELHLTPLHGILQLRPSFSYLDKADAKHREREAANEAGDSSQDEAEEDVKQITVRFSRPESEQARQRRVQSYEFLQKKHAEEPWVHLHYYGLRDSRSEHERQYLLCQGSSGVENTELVKSPSEYLMMLMPPSQEQEKDKPVAPSNVLSMAQLRTLPLADQIKILMKNVKVMPFANLMSLLGPFIDSVAVLRGIQKVAMLVQGNWVVKSDILYPKDSSSPHSGVPAEVLCRGRDFVMWKFTQSRWVVRKEVATVTKLSAEDVKDFLEHMAVVRINKGWEFILPYDGEFIKKHPDVVQRQHMLWTGIQAKLEKVYNLVKETMPKKPDGQSGPAVLVSGDQRVQVAKSKAQQNHALLERELQRRKEEIRASTVLPGVRIKEEPMSEEGEEEEEREVEEDEEPMDTSPSRGLHNRLANGLPAGRAAGGDSFNGHPPPGCANTPVARELRAFVEATFQRQFVLTLSELKRLFNLHLASLPPGHTLFSGISDRMLQDTVLAAGCKQILVPFPPQTAASPDEQKVFALWESGDMSDQHRQVLLEIFSKNYRVRRNMIQSRLTQECGEDLSKQEVDKVLKDCCVSYGGMWYLKGTVQS, from the exons ATGACATTCCGCACCTCTCAGCCAAGATCAAGCCCAAGCAGCAGAAG CAAAGGGGAGCAGATTGCACTGAATGTGGATGGCGCCTGTGCCGACGAGACCAGCACATATTCCTC GAAGCTGATGGACAAGCAGACGTTCTGCTCCTCCCAGACCACCAGTAACACGTCCCGTTACGCTGCTGCGCTCTACAGGCAAG GTGAGCTCCACCTGACACCTTTACATGGCATCCTGCAGCTGCGGCCCAGCTTCTCCTACCTGGATAAGGCAGATGCCAAGCACCGAGAGAGGGAGGCCGCCAATGAGG CAGGAGACTCTTCACAGGACGAGGCAGAAGAAGATGTGAAGCAGATCACG GTCCGGTTCTCCCGGCCCGAGTCAGAACAGGCCCGCCAACGTCGTGTGCAGTCCTACGAGTTCCTGCAGAAGAAGCATGCCGAAGAGCCCTGGGTCCACCTGCACTACTACGGCCTGAGG GACAGCCGCTCTGAGCATGAGCGCCAGTACCTGCTGTGCCAGGGCTCCAGTGGGGTCGAGAACACGGAGCTCGTCAAGTCACCCAG TGAGTACCTCATGATGCTGATGCCACCCAGCCAGGAGCAGGAGAA AGACAAACCCGTGGCCCCCAGCAATGTCCTGTCCATGGCCCAGCTGCGTACCCTGCCACTGGCTGATCAGATCAAGATCCTGATGAAGAACG TGAAGGTCATGCCTTTTGCCAACTTGATGAGCCTCCTAGGCCCCTTCATCGACTCTGTGGCTGTTCTGCGTGGCATCCAGAAGGTGGCGATGTTAGTCCAAGGAAACTGGGTGGTAAAGAG TGACATCCTGTACCCCAAGGACTCCTCCAGCCCTCACAGTGGCGTGCCTGCCGAGGTGCTCTGCAGGGGCCGAGACTTTGTT ATGTGGAAGTTCACGCAGAGCCGGTGGGTGGTAAGGAAAGAGGTGGCAACGGTGACTAAA ctcaGTGCAGAGGATGTGAAGGACTTTCTGGAGCACATGGCGGTAGTGAGGATCAACAAGGGCTGGGAGTTCATACTGCCTTACGATGGAGAGTTCATCAAGAAGCATCCGGATGTGGTCCAGCGGCAGCACATGCTGTGGACGGGCATCCAGGCCAA ACTTGAGAAAGTTTATAATCTTGTGAAGGAAACTATGCCAAAGAAGCCGGATGGACAATCAG ggCCTGCTGTGCTGGTCTCTGGGGACCAGCGGGTCCAAGTAGCCAAGAGCAAGGCCCAGCAGAACCACGCATTGCTGGAACGGGAGCTGCAACGGAGGAAGGAAGAGATCCGGGCATCCACGGTCCTGCCTGGTGTTCGGATCAAGGAGGAGCCCATGAgcgaggagggagaggaagaggaagagcggGAAGTGGAGGAAGACGAGGAGCCCATGGACACCTCACCCAGTCGTGGCCTCCACAATAGGCTGGCCAACGGGCTGCCTGCCGGGCGGGCAGCAGGCGGGGACAGCTTCAATGGGCACCCGCCGCCAGGCTGCGCCAACACCCCTGTGGCCCGGGAACTGAGGGCCTTCGTGGAGGCCACCTTTCAGAGACAGTTTGTGCTCACACTGAGCGAACTCAAGCGTCTCTTCAACCTGCACTTGGCCAGCCTGCCCCCTGGCCACACGCTCTTCAGTGGCATCTCGGACCGCATGCTGCAGGACACGGTGCTGGCCGCCGGTTGCAAGCAGATACTGGTGCCT TTTCCCCCACAGACTGCTGCTTCTCCGGATGAGCAGAAGGTGTTCGCCCTCTGGGAGTCTGGAGACATGAGTGATCAG CATCGACAGGTTTTGCTTGAAATCTTTTCCAAAAATTACCGGGTACGCCGGAACATGATCCAGTCTCGGTTGACTCAAGAGTGTGGAGAAGATCTAAGTAAACAGGAGGTGGATAAAGTGCTAAAG GACTGTTGTGTAAGCTATGGTGGCATGTGGTACCTTAAAGGGACGGTGCAGTCTTGA
- the POLR3E gene encoding DNA-directed RNA polymerase III subunit RPC5 isoform X3, translating into MTYDDIPHLSAKIKPKQQKVELEMAIDTLNPNYCRSKGEQIALNVDGACADETSTYSSKLMDKQTFCSSQTTSNTSRYAAALYRQGELHLTPLHGILQLRPSFSYLDKADAKHREREAANEAGDSSQDEAEEDVKQITVRFSRPESEQARQRRVQSYEFLQKKHAEEPWVHLHYYGLRDSRSEHERQYLLCQGSSGVENTELVKSPSEYLMMLMPPSQEQEKDKPVAPSNVLSMAQLRTLPLADQIKILMKNVKVMPFANLMSLLGPFIDSVAVLRGIQKVAMLVQGNWVVKSDILYPKDSSSPHSGVPAEVLCRGRDFVMWKFTQSRWVVRKEVATVTKLSAEDVKDFLEHMAVVRINKGWEFILPYDGEFIKKHPDVVQRQHMLWTGIQAKLEKVYNLVKETMPKKPDGQSGPAVLVSGDQRVQVAKSKAQQNHALLERELQRRKEEIRASTVLPGVRIKEEPMSEEGEEEEEREVEEDEEPMDTSPSRGLHNRLANGLPAGRAAGGDSFNGHPPPGCANTPVARELRAFVEATFQRQFVLTLSELKRLFNLHLASLPPGHTLFSGISDRMLQDTVLAAGCKQILVPFPPQTAASPDEQKVFALWESGDMSDQHRQVLLEIFSKNYRVRRNMIQSRLTQECGEDLSKQEVDKVLKDCCVSYGGMWYLKGTVQS; encoded by the exons ATGACCTACGATGACATTCCGCACCTCTCAGCCAAGATCAAGCCCAAGCAGCAGAAG GTAGAGCTTGAGATGGCCATCGACACCCTGAATCCCAACTATTGCCGCAGCAAAGGGGAGCAGATTGCACTGAATGTGGATGGCGCCTGTGCCGACGAGACCAGCACATATTCCTC GAAGCTGATGGACAAGCAGACGTTCTGCTCCTCCCAGACCACCAGTAACACGTCCCGTTACGCTGCTGCGCTCTACAGGCAAG GTGAGCTCCACCTGACACCTTTACATGGCATCCTGCAGCTGCGGCCCAGCTTCTCCTACCTGGATAAGGCAGATGCCAAGCACCGAGAGAGGGAGGCCGCCAATGAGG CAGGAGACTCTTCACAGGACGAGGCAGAAGAAGATGTGAAGCAGATCACG GTCCGGTTCTCCCGGCCCGAGTCAGAACAGGCCCGCCAACGTCGTGTGCAGTCCTACGAGTTCCTGCAGAAGAAGCATGCCGAAGAGCCCTGGGTCCACCTGCACTACTACGGCCTGAGG GACAGCCGCTCTGAGCATGAGCGCCAGTACCTGCTGTGCCAGGGCTCCAGTGGGGTCGAGAACACGGAGCTCGTCAAGTCACCCAG TGAGTACCTCATGATGCTGATGCCACCCAGCCAGGAGCAGGAGAA AGACAAACCCGTGGCCCCCAGCAATGTCCTGTCCATGGCCCAGCTGCGTACCCTGCCACTGGCTGATCAGATCAAGATCCTGATGAAGAACG TGAAGGTCATGCCTTTTGCCAACTTGATGAGCCTCCTAGGCCCCTTCATCGACTCTGTGGCTGTTCTGCGTGGCATCCAGAAGGTGGCGATGTTAGTCCAAGGAAACTGGGTGGTAAAGAG TGACATCCTGTACCCCAAGGACTCCTCCAGCCCTCACAGTGGCGTGCCTGCCGAGGTGCTCTGCAGGGGCCGAGACTTTGTT ATGTGGAAGTTCACGCAGAGCCGGTGGGTGGTAAGGAAAGAGGTGGCAACGGTGACTAAA ctcaGTGCAGAGGATGTGAAGGACTTTCTGGAGCACATGGCGGTAGTGAGGATCAACAAGGGCTGGGAGTTCATACTGCCTTACGATGGAGAGTTCATCAAGAAGCATCCGGATGTGGTCCAGCGGCAGCACATGCTGTGGACGGGCATCCAGGCCAA ACTTGAGAAAGTTTATAATCTTGTGAAGGAAACTATGCCAAAGAAGCCGGATGGACAATCAG ggCCTGCTGTGCTGGTCTCTGGGGACCAGCGGGTCCAAGTAGCCAAGAGCAAGGCCCAGCAGAACCACGCATTGCTGGAACGGGAGCTGCAACGGAGGAAGGAAGAGATCCGGGCATCCACGGTCCTGCCTGGTGTTCGGATCAAGGAGGAGCCCATGAgcgaggagggagaggaagaggaagagcggGAAGTGGAGGAAGACGAGGAGCCCATGGACACCTCACCCAGTCGTGGCCTCCACAATAGGCTGGCCAACGGGCTGCCTGCCGGGCGGGCAGCAGGCGGGGACAGCTTCAATGGGCACCCGCCGCCAGGCTGCGCCAACACCCCTGTGGCCCGGGAACTGAGGGCCTTCGTGGAGGCCACCTTTCAGAGACAGTTTGTGCTCACACTGAGCGAACTCAAGCGTCTCTTCAACCTGCACTTGGCCAGCCTGCCCCCTGGCCACACGCTCTTCAGTGGCATCTCGGACCGCATGCTGCAGGACACGGTGCTGGCCGCCGGTTGCAAGCAGATACTGGTGCCT TTTCCCCCACAGACTGCTGCTTCTCCGGATGAGCAGAAGGTGTTCGCCCTCTGGGAGTCTGGAGACATGAGTGATCAG CATCGACAGGTTTTGCTTGAAATCTTTTCCAAAAATTACCGGGTACGCCGGAACATGATCCAGTCTCGGTTGACTCAAGAGTGTGGAGAAGATCTAAGTAAACAGGAGGTGGATAAAGTGCTAAAG GACTGTTGTGTAAGCTATGGTGGCATGTGGTACCTTAAAGGGACGGTGCAGTCTTGA